One Candidatus Thermoplasmatota archaeon genomic window, GGTGCTCTCGAAAGCGTCGATGCTCGTGACGTTCAACGGCTCGCAGTTCGACCTTCCGCTGCTCAAGCAGAAGGGCGTGAAGCTCCCCAAGGTGCCGCACGTCGACCTGCGGTTTGCGGCCGCGCGCGTCGGGCTCACGGGAGGCCTCAAGGCCATCGAGCGCGAGCTCAAGCTTTCCCGCGATCCGGACCTGGACGGCCTCTCGGGGTACGACGCGGTTCTCCTCTGGCGGCGATGGGAGCGGAACCAAGACACGCGCGCGCTCGACACGCTCGTGCGGTACAACCGCGCGGACATCGAGAACCTCCGGCCGCTGGCTCAAGAGGTGTACGCGCGGCTTCGAAACGAATGTTTCGAGTCGCATCTTCCGGCCGCGCGGCGCCTTCACCATTATTAGGGTCGAGCCGGTTCCCGGTCGCATGCAGCGACTGCCGGACCGCGGAGAGCTCACGCGGCTTGCCATCCTGCTCGAGGCCACGGCGGCCAACCCCGCGCGCCAGTCCGACATCGCAGCCTCGCTTGGCATCACGCCCCAGGCCGTCTCGGAGCACGTGCGCGCCCTGCAGACGGAGGGGCTCCTTCTTGCCGGCGACGGGAGCTACCGCCCGACCGCGCGCGGCGTGCAGGCGCTGCAGGACGGGCTCGACCGCTTGCGCGGATTCGTGGTCGATGCGCTCTCGCGCGTGAACGTCGTCCGCCACACGGTGGCGCTGGCCGCCGGTCCCGTGCGCGCCGGCGAGCGCGTCGGGCTGTTCATGCGCGCCGGCGAGCTTTGCGCCCTGGCCGGCCACGCGTCGCCCTCCACGGGCACGGCCTCGCACGCGGCGGAGCCGGGCGAGGCTTTGCGAGTGCGCGACCTCACGGGAATGGTCGACCACGCGCCCGGCCGGCTCTTGCTCGTTCGGATCCCGCCGCCTCCGTCCCGGCCGGCTACCCTGGCGGCGGTCCTGTCGCAACGGCCGCATGCTCGGACCGCGGCCCTGGACGTGGCGGCCCGCGCGGCGCTTGAAGCGGCTGGCAGAAAGCCCGACTTCACCTTCGCGCCGCTGGAGGCCTCCTTGCACGCCTGCCAGCGGGGCTTGGACGTGGTCGTCGCGGGGCTGGAGCCCGAGGTGGCCGGGGCCGCGCGCCGGCTCGAGGAGGAGAACGCCCGCTCCGGATTCAAGATCGGATTCGAGATCCGCGACGCCTAGGTGCCGTCCGTCCTCCGCCTAGAGGTTTCCGATGACGGCTTTTCCGAACTCGCTGCACTTGACGGGCGCCAGGTTCATCTCGCGCGCGAGGTCGTAGGTCACCACGCCGGCGTGGATCGTCTTTCGGATGGCGTCCTTCGTCAGGCGCGCCGCCTCGTCCCATCCGAGGTACTCGAGCATCATGACGCCCGAGAGGATGACGCTCGACGGGTTGACCTTGTCCTGGCCCGCGTATTTGGGCGCCGACCCGTGGGTGGCCTCGAAGACGGCCGGCCCGTCGCCGATGTTGCCGCCGGGCGCAAAGCCCAGGCCTCCGACGTAGCCTGCCGCGGCGTCCGAGAGGTAGTCGCCGTTGAGGTTGGGCGTCGCGACCACGTCGTACTCGGTGGGTCGGGTCTGGATCTGCTGCAGCATGTTGTCGGCGATGCGGTCCTTGATGACGATCTTGCCCGGCGGCGCGTTTCCACCATGGCGCTCGACGAGCTCCTGTTCGGTGACGGTCACGTCCGGAAACTCGGTGCGGGCGACCTCGTAGCCCCAATCGCGGAAGGCTCCCTCGGTGAACTTCATGACGTTGCCCTTGTGCACGAGCGTGACGCTCGTGCGCTTCTTGTCGATCGCGTACTGGATGGCCTTGCGGATCAGGCGCTTGCTGTTGAAGGCGCTCATGGGCTTGATGCCAAGGGCGGAGCCGGGCTGGATCTTGCTGCGTTTCACGCCCAGATCCCGGACGAGGAATTCCTCAAGCCGCGCGGCTTCGGGAGAGCCCGCAGGGAACTCGACACCGGCGTACACGTCCTCGATGTTCTCCCGGAAGATGACGATGTCAAGACCCATGGGGTTCCGCGAGGGCGCCGGCACGCCGGGAAGGCCGTAGACCGGGCGCACGCACGCGTACAGGTCGAGCTCCTGCCGCAACGCGACGTTCACGCTGCGGAAACCCGTGCCGATGGGCGTCGTCATGGGCCCCTTGATGCCTACGACGTACGTTTGCAGCGCCTCCAGCGTGCGCGCCGGCAGAAGCTCGCCTACGGTTTCCAGCGCCGTCATGCCCGCGGGCACTTCGTACCACGCCAGGCGTCGCCGTCCGCCGTAGGCCTTGGCCACGGCCGCCTGCAGGACCGGCAGCGCCGCGTTCATGATGTCGGGGCCGGTGCCGTCGCCGACGATGACGGGGATGACGGGATCGTCGGGAACCGTGAGAGCGCCGCCGCGGAACGTGATCCGTTGCCCCGAGGGAGGCGAAGGGAACGCCATGATCCGAGCAAGAAACTTGGGCTATTTAAGGCCGAGCCGGGAATCCAGACCCGGTGACCGACCGGTCCTACGCGAAGCGGGAACGCCTCGTCCGCGCGCGCTTTGACGCGGAGATCGATCGCGCCATGGCGTTTGTGGAGGAACGGCTCCTTCACCTCCATCGCGGCATCCTCGGCCGAATCTACGGCCACGTGGCGGCGGCACTGTTTGACGCCGTGGCGAGAAAGGAGATGGTCCGCCGCGTAGACCGCCAGCTCGACGTCCTCTTCCGGGCGGCCCGCGAGTGCGGCGAGGATCTCGACACCGCCCGTCGCATGCACCTTGGCGCCTTCCTCGAGACGGAAGAGGCGTACCTCAATGGAAACCGAGACCATCCGGCGTGGCCCGAGCTTGTCGCCCGCCTGGACGACGCGTTCACCCAGCGCCTGGCCCACCTCTCGGCCCTCCTGCACCGCGGCCGCGGCGAGGACTACGAGTCGCTCGTACGGTCCACCTTCCCAAGCGCCAAGGAGGCGTCCGGGGCCGTGGATCGGCAGTTCGAGGCAGCGCTTGCGGTGCTGGAACTGTGCGAGCGGGAGCGAGCCTTGCTTCGCATCCCCGGTTTCCTGCGCGGCGACGTCTTCAGGATCCTGCGCGAGCTTCAGGGCTGGTACAGGCGGTCGCTCGAAGAAGAGATCGCGAGAATCTACGCCGAACCGGCGCCCGAGTAACACGGAGGAGGCAGGAGCCGGAGCTCCCGCTGTCGACGAAGGATGGACGGACGCGGCTCCAACCGAAGAGCGCGCTCGTGGAGCGCTTCGCGCTCCCCGGCGCCTCGATCCGGCCTTCAGCCGAACAAGGCGCCCAGGCCGGCGGCCGCCTCTTCCTCGGAGGGGCCCTCTTCCTTCTTCTTCTCTTCCTTCTTGGCTTCGGCGGGCGCGGCAGCCGCGGCAGCGGCGGGCGCGGCGAAGGCGGCCTTGCTGATGGCCTCCTCGATGTTCACACCCTCGAGCGAGGCGACAAGCGCCTTCACGCGGGTCGCGTCGACGGCGACGCCGGCACCCTTGAGGACGTTCGTGACGCCGGCCTCGTCGATGGGCTTGCCTGCCGAATGCAGCAGCAGCGCGCTGTACACATATTCCATGGTTTCTTCCTCCGTGATCCTAACCGAGTTTCGATTTCAATTCCTCGTCGAGCGCCTCGGGCGAGGCCTTGCGCGCCACGGCGAGCATCTCCGCCTGCCCCTTCGCAAGGAGCAGGTCGATGACCTTCGTATCGAGGATCTCCGCCTCAAGGCCGACCGCAAGCGCCTCGCGGTGGGCCTTCTGCAGCAGGATCTCGATCGTCTTCTTCGTGGGATACCCCGCGTTCACCGAAAGGTTCACGGCGGCGCGGGCGGCCTGCCCGATCTGCGCGAGAAGCTGCTTCTCGTCGACCTGCAGGACCCTCTGCTCGTAGATCATGCCGCTCTCGTAGGCGGCCTGGACGTTCATTCCGATGATGAGGGGGTGGATCTCCAGGCGCGTGAGCGCGGCGGCCAGGGGCTGCGGGATCTTGTCGCCGGCCTTGACAACGAGCTTGTCGGCCGAGATGACGACCTTGCCCTGGTCGATCTTCGCGGGGATGCCGGCCTTCTGAAGCTCGCCCACGATGGGGCCGGGCTTGAAGGCGGTCTCTCCCTGGCGCACCCAAACGTCCTCGGGCGCCGTCTCGCCGCCCTTGGCCGGCGCGCGGGCCTTGCTGCCCTCCAGGCGCCGGTAGAGCTTGAACGGCGAAAGCGAGGTGGCGATGACGGCCGTCGGGCCGTTGATCTTCGCCGCGAGCGACTCGAGCGCCGGCTTCTCCTTGGCCGCCTCCTTGAGGGCAAGCGCCAGGAGCGTGTTCTTGCTGACGCGGATCGTCGCGTCCTTGCGCAGGTTCCGCCGGATCTTCTGGATGGACGGCGAGGGGATGGCCTCGATCGAGGCGACGGCCACGACCGGGCTCTCGCGCAGGATGCGTACGAGCTCGGCCACCTCGCGCTTCTTCACGGGCGCCACGTGCGCCGAGGGTCCCGGCATCTAGGCGCCTCCCGTGGGAGCGGCGGCGGCCGCCGCGGCGGTGCGCGCCTTCTTCGCGTCGCTTTCCTCCGTGAGGATGCGCACGGCCGGGCCCATGGTCGTCTTCACGTACACCGAGCCGAGGTTGAACTTGCCGCGCTCGAGCTTGTTGAGCACGCGCTCGAGGATCGCCCAGGCGTTCTCGCCCAGGTCCTCGGCGCTCATGTCCTCGGTTCCGATGGGGCAGTGGAAGGTGGGCTTGTCGCGCGAACGGACGCGCACGGCGTTCCGCATGGGCGTCACAAACGCGGCCGGATCGGCCTGCGGGGGCATGGGGCGCGGCATCTTGCCGCGGGGGCCCAGGACCTGTCCGAGCGTGCGGCCGATCGTGGGCATAAGCGGCGCCTCGGCGAGGAAGAAGTCCGTGCCCGTGGCAAGCTTGCGCGCGCGGCGCTTGTCGCCGGCGAGCTTGTCGATCTCGTCGGGCTGGATGACGACGTCCGCGACGTTCTTTGCCTTCACCGCAAGCTCGCCCGAGGCAAACAGCGCGACCTTGGGCCGCTTTCCGCGGCCCTTGGGAAGCACGATCTCCTCGTCGATGCGGTTCTTCGGGATCGTAAGGTCGACGTTGACGAGGTTGATCGCAAGCTCGACGGTCTGCTTGAACTTGCGCTCGCCCTTGCTCGACGACAGCGCCTTCTGGACGGCTTGCGTGACGGTCTTCTTGTCCATGACGGCCCCTCCGTAGTCTCGCGGAAACCGCGCGAGCGGGTCGCCCGGAACTCGGGGCCCTGCTCTCCTACGGCCGGAATTGGCCCGGTTGCATACTGGAACACCGATATAAGCGTTCCGTCCCCGGGACAAGGATTTGCGCCGCCGCCACCCAATCCTTATTGCCCGGACCGGGCAGACGGGGCCGGACAAGGGGGTTTGCAATGCTCAAGGACGAACGGGCGAAGGTCCCGCCCGGAACGGGGAAGGACTACTTTGCGAAACGACAGGCGGCCCAGCCGGCGACAAAGCCGCCCGGCGCGGCTCCGGCGCCAACCGACGTGACGACGGTCGTGGACGCAAGCGACGAATCGGGCTTCGAGATGGCCGGCGCGCCGCCGCGCGCGGCAGCGGCCGGTCCCGCAATTGCCAAGGCCGCGGCGTCGCCCACGCCTCCGGCCCCGTCGCCTCCCCGTCCGCCGCCGCAAAGCGAAATCGCGGCGGGCGCCCAACCGCCGGCGCGGGGGCCGGAGCTCGGCGAGTTCGCGTCGCGGTTCGAAAAGGTCCGCCGCGAATACCTCGCCATGCAAAACCAGCTCGACGGGGCGCTCGTGGAGGCCACGGCCAAGCTTGCGCAAAGCCAGGACCGGGTGAAGGATCTGGAGGCCCGTCTCCAGGAGAGCGAGGACAAGCGCGAGCGTCTCGCCGCCATCCAGCGCAACCACGAGACGGCGTTGGAGGCGCGCGAGAAGGAGCTGCACAAGTTCAAGCAGGTGGCGCAGGATCGCGCGGAGAAGATCGCCGAGCTTGCGGAGATCCACCAGCGGCTGGGCGAGCTCCTCCGTAGCTAGAACGACGCCGAACGAGGATTACTGCGCATATGCGCAGGAATCCCGGGTCGAAACGTTCGGCGCTAGTACGGCCGCGCCTGCACCGGCGTCGGCGCGCCGTACGGATTCACGTCGCGCGCGTCGAACGCCTGCGGGATGCGGCCCGTCGTCGCGTACTTGTACAGGGCCGACTGGACGATCCCGTTCAAGGCCGACTGCAGGACGGCCACGAACAGGATGGACAGGATGCCCATGGCAAGCACCACGCCAAAGAGGGCGAAGCTCCGGGTCGCCGCAAGCGCGAAGATCGAACCTACGACGAGCAGGAAGCCGGGGATCATCAGGAGCATCGTGATGATGCCCACGGAGCCAACGGCCGCCAGGCCCTCGCCCCACGTGCGGCGGATGAGGCCGGCGCTCTCCTTGATGGCGGCCACCGGCCCGACCTGCCGGTAGACGAGGATGGGCACGACGAAGTAGGTGGCGATGCCCCAGGCGATCTCCACGCCGGCCAGCAGGATCTGGCCGAGGAAGCCTGCGCGCTCGCGCAGCATCCGCAGCGCCATGCCGACGGTTGCGACGAAGAGCGCCCACACGAAGATGCGGCCGACGTTGTTGGCCGCAAACGACAGCCCGTCGCGGACGGTGGGGTCCCCGCCGTCGAAGCGGATCGTGGCGCAGTGGATGACGGCCACGTTGAAGAAGATCGTGATGAACGCGCCGCCGACGTACAGGACCCCGAGCAGGACGTAGAAGCTCGTCTGGAAGGCGCCCTGGCCCTGCACGGCGCCGGAGGCAAGCCCGAAAAGGAACGGCCCCACGCTTGCGGCCAGAAGGAGGACCATGGCGATGCCCGAGAGGACGGGCAGGAGGAGGATCTCCTTGTCCATGCGCAGCACGCCGAAGGCGGACTTCGTGAGGTGCCAGCCGATGCGGAGGCGTTCGAAGAAGCCGGGCTGCGCGCGGTGGCCGCCGTAAGGCGTCCCGCCGTAGGGGGAGCCGCCGTAGGGCGAGAATCCCGTTTGCGGTGCGATCGACACGGTCAATCCTCCTTCGTGGTCATTCCTTGATGCGAGCGTCGAACTCGCCGCCGTCGATGGCCTTCTGGACCTCGCGGGGGTCGCGGCCCTCGACCGTGACGCCCATCGAGACGCACGTGCCGAGGACCTCCTTCACCTTGCGCTTCAGGTCCTTTCCCTGGAGGTCGTCGGATTTCATCTTGGCGACCTTGGCCGCCGACTCGATCGAGATGTCGCCGATCTTGTTCTGCTTGGGCTGTCCGGAGCCGGACTCGGCGCCGACCTCCTTGAGGATGAGGGCCGAGGTGGGCGGCGTGCCCACGACCACGTCGAATTCCTTCGTGCCGGCGTCGACGATGACCTCGACGGGGACCTTCATTCCGTCGAAGGCC contains:
- a CDS encoding ribonuclease H-like domain-containing protein; translated protein: MIENSFIFLPRIGEKTELGLWRRGILDWEAYRRRVPEGIGEDTHALHVNLIDHASRALYERQAWRLAALFPNREHWRLWEALSDRAVYVDIETTGNGRWPDITVVGALDHTGVRTFIAGVNLARGALNEVLSKASMLVTFNGSQFDLPLLKQKGVKLPKVPHVDLRFAAARVGLTGGLKAIERELKLSRDPDLDGLSGYDAVLLWRRWERNQDTRALDTLVRYNRADIENLRPLAQEVYARLRNECFESHLPAARRLHHY
- a CDS encoding winged helix-turn-helix transcriptional regulator, with amino-acid sequence MQRLPDRGELTRLAILLEATAANPARQSDIAASLGITPQAVSEHVRALQTEGLLLAGDGSYRPTARGVQALQDGLDRLRGFVVDALSRVNVVRHTVALAAGPVRAGERVGLFMRAGELCALAGHASPSTGTASHAAEPGEALRVRDLTGMVDHAPGRLLLVRIPPPPSRPATLAAVLSQRPHARTAALDVAARAALEAAGRKPDFTFAPLEASLHACQRGLDVVVAGLEPEVAGAARRLEEENARSGFKIGFEIRDA
- the icd gene encoding isocitrate dehydrogenase (NADP(+)), which encodes MAFPSPPSGQRITFRGGALTVPDDPVIPVIVGDGTGPDIMNAALPVLQAAVAKAYGGRRRLAWYEVPAGMTALETVGELLPARTLEALQTYVVGIKGPMTTPIGTGFRSVNVALRQELDLYACVRPVYGLPGVPAPSRNPMGLDIVIFRENIEDVYAGVEFPAGSPEAARLEEFLVRDLGVKRSKIQPGSALGIKPMSAFNSKRLIRKAIQYAIDKKRTSVTLVHKGNVMKFTEGAFRDWGYEVARTEFPDVTVTEQELVERHGGNAPPGKIVIKDRIADNMLQQIQTRPTEYDVVATPNLNGDYLSDAAAGYVGGLGFAPGGNIGDGPAVFEATHGSAPKYAGQDKVNPSSVILSGVMMLEYLGWDEAARLTKDAIRKTIHAGVVTYDLAREMNLAPVKCSEFGKAVIGNL
- the rpl12p gene encoding 50S ribosomal protein P1 — its product is MEYVYSALLLHSAGKPIDEAGVTNVLKGAGVAVDATRVKALVASLEGVNIEEAISKAAFAAPAAAAAAAPAEAKKEEKKKEEGPSEEEAAAGLGALFG
- a CDS encoding 50S ribosomal protein L10; the protein is MPGPSAHVAPVKKREVAELVRILRESPVVAVASIEAIPSPSIQKIRRNLRKDATIRVSKNTLLALALKEAAKEKPALESLAAKINGPTAVIATSLSPFKLYRRLEGSKARAPAKGGETAPEDVWVRQGETAFKPGPIVGELQKAGIPAKIDQGKVVISADKLVVKAGDKIPQPLAAALTRLEIHPLIIGMNVQAAYESGMIYEQRVLQVDEKQLLAQIGQAARAAVNLSVNAGYPTKKTIEILLQKAHREALAVGLEAEILDTKVIDLLLAKGQAEMLAVARKASPEALDEELKSKLG
- a CDS encoding 50S ribosomal protein L1 encodes the protein MDKKTVTQAVQKALSSSKGERKFKQTVELAINLVNVDLTIPKNRIDEEIVLPKGRGKRPKVALFASGELAVKAKNVADVVIQPDEIDKLAGDKRRARKLATGTDFFLAEAPLMPTIGRTLGQVLGPRGKMPRPMPPQADPAAFVTPMRNAVRVRSRDKPTFHCPIGTEDMSAEDLGENAWAILERVLNKLERGKFNLGSVYVKTTMGPAVRILTEESDAKKARTAAAAAAAPTGGA
- a CDS encoding DUF6159 family protein — its product is MSIAPQTGFSPYGGSPYGGTPYGGHRAQPGFFERLRIGWHLTKSAFGVLRMDKEILLLPVLSGIAMVLLLAASVGPFLFGLASGAVQGQGAFQTSFYVLLGVLYVGGAFITIFFNVAVIHCATIRFDGGDPTVRDGLSFAANNVGRIFVWALFVATVGMALRMLRERAGFLGQILLAGVEIAWGIATYFVVPILVYRQVGPVAAIKESAGLIRRTWGEGLAAVGSVGIITMLLMIPGFLLVVGSIFALAATRSFALFGVVLAMGILSILFVAVLQSALNGIVQSALYKYATTGRIPQAFDARDVNPYGAPTPVQARPY
- a CDS encoding 50S ribosomal protein L11; the encoded protein is MATQKISALVDGGKATPGPPLGPALGPLGVNVVNVIKMINDKTRAFDGMKVPVEVIVDAGTKEFDVVVGTPPTSALILKEVGAESGSGQPKQNKIGDISIESAAKVAKMKSDDLQGKDLKRKVKEVLGTCVSMGVTVEGRDPREVQKAIDGGEFDARIKE